GTGAAGTATTTGCCGTCTTTTTGCGTGATACCTACGATAAAGACTTTTGCGATTTCGTTGAAATGCCCATCTTTTAGCTTGCGAAGCACAAGCCAACTATATCGTGGCACAAAGACTTCTTCTAAGTCAAGTCCTGTGTTGTTTTTGTAAGCAAATCTCTCAAGTAGATTTTGCATATCTGGGCGCAAAACCATAGCACTGATTCGCTGCGCCATAAGCTTGGGCGCAGAGATGACAATATCAGAGCCTAGTTTTTGGAGTTTGCCTTGCTGCTCCTCGCTGTGTGCGCTAGAGATGATATAAAGTGGTTTTCTATTTAGCTCTTGGGCAAATAGCTTAGATGATACGATGAGGGCGATATTATCAGAGAGATTTTTTGAGAATGTAACGATACCTCGCGCGGCAGATAGGTGGGTTTTTAGCATTGAAGTGGTTGATTGGGGGTCGCCTACGATATAGTATGGGTATCGATGAGAGATAGCCTCCTCCTCGAAGTTATCGCTATTATCCACCACGACAAATGGTATATGTGCTTCTCTAAATTGCTTGCTAAGCTCGATTGTGTATTCGTTGTGATAGCACACTACATAATGATTGCGCAATCTAGCGATATTATTTATCATTTTTCTCTCCTTTAGTATTCTAGTTAGCGTGCCTGCATTGACAATCCCTACGATAAAAGCCACGCTAAAAGTGATAATCCCCGCACCACATAGCATCAAAAACGCCGTAAAAAGTATCGCTAGTGGCGTGAAATTGCGCTCATTTAGCGCACCAAATCCCGTGTTGGTAAAAGTATAGGAGGATTGGAAAAATGCTTGCACGATTGAGTAATCCTCAAGCAAAAAATACCCAATCGTCCCCACAAGGATAAACACCTGAATCAGCACAAGAGGTAGGCGAAAGGCTTTAAACTGCTCATATAGCTGTGGGGATAAATCTATATCTGGTTTATTGGAGTTGCCCCATTTGATGAATTTTTTGATTTTACTAAGCAAGCTAAATCCTCGCTTTATTTGACTTGTGGATTTTGATGATTTGATAGATTTTGCTTATTTTGCTTGATATTTTTGGGCTTATATAACGAAGTGTAGATAAAGTTTTATGTATTTTAAGGATTTTTAAGAGTTTTGATTTTTTTTGCTTAGATTTTTTAGCTTGGACTTTTTATGCGGTTTAGACTTCGCTTGGCTTATACTTTACTTAATAAACCCTAGAATCTAAAACGACTTAGACTTGCTTAGATTCTAGGGTTAGATTCTAAGCAAGGATTTGCTTTAGCTATTGTGTTTTTTCATCGTTCGTAGTGTGGACGCAGCGACTTTCACTCGCACACTTGTGCCATCTTCTAGCTTTATGCGGATACTTCGCAAGTTTGGCAAGCTACGCTTTTTTGTTTTGTTGTTTGCGTGGCTTACATTGTTTCCTACCATTGGTCCTTTGCCTGTGAAAAAGCATTTTCGTGCCATTTTCTATCCTTTGTTTGAATTTGCCTTTATTTGAATCTGCTTAAAAAACAATCGCTTAAAACTTTTAAGCGCAAATAAAGGCGAATTTTAACAAAATTTTCTTGCAATCAAGCTTAAAACCTCACAAAATCCCCGCAAATATTTACACCAAAAGTATCGCCCTAAAATCCAAAGCCTATTTCAAGCATTGCCAAAATATTATTACTCGCAGGGTATTGCACATTTACGATAGCACCCGTTTGTCCCGCACCCGAAGTGTGTAGCAGTAGTTCGCTTTGCCCGATATAGCTATATCTGCCACTTACCTTTATGAAAAACAAAGCCTTATCAATTATGGGCATAGAGATTCCTATGCTTCCATTTAGTCCATATCCACTATCTTTGACTTCTGCGCGGTTGGCATAGGTCTGAGAGATATTGTAGTAGGAGTCAAATATCCACTTCGCGCCAAAGGCGTATTCTAGTGAAACTTTGCCTAGAGGGAATTTACCATCGATTTCTGCACCGATTCCGCGCGTCTGAAGTTTAAATCCATTGCCTTGCTCATAGTCTCTTCTATACTTTTCTGCTTCATACAAAAGGTTTATAAAAAATGGCATTCTCTGATTTGCCACATTAAACCCAGCTTTGATTGGCAAAATATAAAACAAATCCTCCATTTTGTTGCCATATAGTCTAAACGCACTTCCGCTAAGGTTAGAATCCCCAAGCCCGATTTTGACATCGGTAAGCACTTGTAGCCTCTCTTTGTCATCAGTGATTCTAGCATACGCCCCCACTAGCCAGCCATAGCTTGTGATTTTGGCATTAGTGCCACTATCAAGTCCATACCAGCCTCCAGCACTTGCGCGGATATTTAGGCATAGATATTCATTGCAGATTCCAAAGGCATTGCTTGATATAGCGCAAGTAAGCGTGCATATCGCTAGCAGTCTGCCCAAAAATGACTTTCGTCCAAAGCCTTGCACGCTAGAATCCTTGCTGATAGATTTTGCTGTTTTTGTTGTTTGCATTGTTTGCTCCTTAATTTTCATAGTCTTTACGCGCTATCGTCTATATGCAGAGGTAGTTCTAGGGTTGCCACTTCTAGCATTGTTAGTGCTTCTTGTGGGAGTGCCACCTCTTGCATTGCTTGCTCCCCTTGCATTGCTTCCACCTCTTGTGTTTGCTTGGCTTCTATTTTGAGTTGAAGACTTAGCGGTGGATTTTGCACCTCCCTTGCTAGCAGTTTTTGTGCTTGCAGGGGTTGATTGAGAGCTATTTCCTTTGCTTGTGTTTATGCTAAGCGTATAGCGGAAATACACTGCGTAGTTTGAAGTTGTGCTATGACGATAGCTTACAACCATTCCTAGTGTTTCTTGGCTTCTTTGATACAAAATATGCTCAAAAAACGGCAGACTTACACCTACTTCTATGCCATTGTATTTCATATAGTGTATGCGCATACCTAGATTTGCTCCCACATCTAGGTGGGTTTTTGCGATTGTTTGAGTGCCTTGCCGAGTAGCATTTAGTCTCCATTGCTCTTCTAGCTCGTTTATCCGAGCAGAATCATAAGTCTTGCCACCTATATAAAATCCCGCATAAAATCCCGCATCCACACTTGGCTTAGACACAGCATTTAGCAGCACATCAAATGCTCCACCATACGCCATAACGCTAATGTCTTGCTTTTGTTGCATATCATCGACAAAGCGTAGATTTGTATAAGTGAAATACCCGCCTAAGCGGAATCCAAACTTATCGCTGAAAAAATGCTTATAGCCAAGTATTCCGCCATATTGCATATCGCTTACATTCTTATCACTTGGATATTGAGTGAGTCCGTTTGTGCGGGTTTGCACTTTATACACCAAGTCGCCATAGCCTACTTGCAGTCCTGCAAACACCCCGCTTACTTCGGCATTTGCGACACTACACGCACCTGCAAGAAGTGCAGTGGCTAGATATTTGCCTATTTTTGTGCTTATCGTTTTGTTTATAGTCTTTCTCATAGAGATAGAGTCCTTTCGTATTTGGATAAACAACGACTATGGCAGAATCTACCTCACACACTTGTGCATAATCTCACACATATTTTGATTTTTATACAAGATTTTGCACGCATTTTGATTTGACTCATTTATATGCAAAATCTAACCAAATCTAGCAAAATCAAATTTATAGACTTTGGTGTGAAATCTTTGAGGTTTTATCCTATTATCTTGCCATTAACTCGTTATTTTGATAGGCATTGTAACGCGTTTTTTTTTTTTTTGTATGCAAAAAGCGTATTTTTTGAGTATTTTCCCCTGTAATTGTTACTATTGGTTACTTTTTGCACGAAAATTTTGAAAAATTTTTGATAAAAAACCTAAAAATAAATAGTTTTTAAACACAATTTTTTGCAAAAAATCACAAAAATCAGCAAAAATAAAAGGCACATACATTCATATTTTTTAAGATTTTTTTAATATAATGTCGCTTTGATAATTTTATAAAATCTTTGACAAGTTTAAAAAAAACAAAAACTACTAAGAGTGCTTCAAATTTTTGACAAAAAATTTTTGGCAGAAAAAGACAAAAATTTTGCCAAAGCAATCTTTAAAAGGTGATTTTGCTACCTCACACCACCACACCTAAAGGCGCGTAAAAATGGAATTTTTATCTTATCTAACCGATGGGAATGTAACGACATTTTTTTTACTTTTGTTGCGCTTTAGCGCGATTTTGGCGTTTTTCCCGTTTTTTGATTCCCAGCTTGTGCCTGTGAGTGTGCGCGGTGCATTGGCGTTTTTTCTCACTATCGTGTTTTTGCCTTTGGCGCATTCTCCTGCTGTGATTACCAATCTACCTGATTTGCTATATGC
This genomic stretch from Helicobacter macacae MIT 99-5501 harbors:
- a CDS encoding potassium channel family protein; protein product: MLSKIKKFIKWGNSNKPDIDLSPQLYEQFKAFRLPLVLIQVFILVGTIGYFLLEDYSIVQAFFQSSYTFTNTGFGALNERNFTPLAILFTAFLMLCGAGIITFSVAFIVGIVNAGTLTRILKERKMINNIARLRNHYVVCYHNEYTIELSKQFREAHIPFVVVDNSDNFEEEAISHRYPYYIVGDPQSTTSMLKTHLSAARGIVTFSKNLSDNIALIVSSKLFAQELNRKPLYIISSAHSEEQQGKLQKLGSDIVISAPKLMAQRISAMVLRPDMQNLLERFAYKNNTGLDLEEVFVPRYSWLVLRKLKDGHFNEIAKVFIVGITQKDGKYFTMPDADVVITSECKLLMIGTPSAISEIRKVIMQSKKPKELDFI
- a CDS encoding outer membrane beta-barrel protein, which produces MRKTINKTISTKIGKYLATALLAGACSVANAEVSGVFAGLQVGYGDLVYKVQTRTNGLTQYPSDKNVSDMQYGGILGYKHFFSDKFGFRLGGYFTYTNLRFVDDMQQKQDISVMAYGGAFDVLLNAVSKPSVDAGFYAGFYIGGKTYDSARINELEEQWRLNATRQGTQTIAKTHLDVGANLGMRIHYMKYNGIEVGVSLPFFEHILYQRSQETLGMVVSYRHSTTSNYAVYFRYTLSINTSKGNSSQSTPASTKTASKGGAKSTAKSSTQNRSQANTRGGSNARGASNARGGTPTRSTNNARSGNPRTTSAYRR
- the rpmB gene encoding 50S ribosomal protein L28; translated protein: MARKCFFTGKGPMVGNNVSHANNKTKKRSLPNLRSIRIKLEDGTSVRVKVAASTLRTMKKHNS